The genomic interval acaaccttatctttttgtagctgaatatacggaggatgaactgctgcttataaaaGCGGGCGCGAAGAAGAGGGAGCTGAGGGAGTGAGGTCGGTGCGACTTGGTCATGTTGCAAATCTAGAActttgagccaagctatgccaaaTTAAGGGGgtgcttacccaaatcaactggaaacgtccccggccagcttgaccaaaAGGACAACAGTCCATTGGTGGAGTGGTTAAGATGACTCTGTGGTAAAAAGTATGTATTTTTAGGTGAAACAGAAACTAAGAGAGTTAAAAGGATTATTGCGCCTGTTGAAAGGGAGACAAAGTAAACTGTTTCAGTTTGTTTACTTTGCTTAAATGTGCACATGTTCAATGCTAACACACACAATGTATCCTAATGTGCCATTTTGCTCATTAGCTCTTATGTTGGTCATTGGACCCACGGTGTCGGATGTAAATAAAAGACCATTTGACCATCATTTCCTTACCTTCATTTCACCTGAGCTGCTACAAAATTACCTCAAGTTGAGAGATGGACTGTTGAACGGGGCCGGATCATTACTCTATCccaagggtcaccaacctttttgaaaccaagagctacttcttgggtactgattaatgcgaagggctaccagtttgatacacacttagataaattgccagaaatagccaatttgctcaatttacctttaactcgtatgttattattaataattaatgatatttacacttaattgaacggtttaaaagaggagaaaacacgaaaaaaatgacaattcaattttgaaacatagtttatcttcaatttcgactctttaatattcaaaattcaaccgaaaaaaagaagagaaaaactagctaattcgaatctttttgaaaaaatgtaaaaaataatttatggaacatcattagtaatttttcctgattaagattaattttagaattttgatgacatgttttaaataggttcaaatccaatctgcactaacaaagacaaatcattatttcttgtagattttccagaacaacatttttaaaagaaattcaaaagactttgaaataagatttaaatttgattctacagattttctagatttgccagaataatttttttgaattttaatgataagtttgaagaaatatttcacaaatcttttttgtcgaaaaaacagaagctaaaatgaagaatttaattaaaatgtatttattattctttacagtagaaaaaataaatttacttaaacattgatttcaattgtcaggaaagaagaggaaggaatttaaaaggtaaaaaggtatatgtgtttaaaaatcctaaaatcatttttaaggttgtagtttttctcaaaaattgtctttctgaaagttataagaagcaaagtaaaaaaattaatgaatttgtttaaacaagtgaagaccaagtctttaaaatatttcctggatggaacgagatattttccatatatccatatttaagtgttacttctttctaaaaactcctatagtcatatttacatcagctaatgtctcgtgtggtacaaagtgcttggattcgagtgtccttgagtagacaggcagagcgctgttgagactgccataacattcctgagaTAACAAGCACAGGGgagtgctgagcttgggggggggaccgagctagaccgatctggagcgggctagggaacgcttgggtgctggattggtctcattattgccaaagctttgacaataaacaacgaaataccaactactgcttttaggggtcaatttaacatcagcatatttgccattaaaagaacttgggagtggacagcagactttgacttccttgggaggaagagctgtcgacgcaacactagctaattcgaatctttttgaaaaaatttaaaaaataatttatggaacatcattagtaatttttcctgattaagattaattttagaattttgatgacatgttttaaataggttcaaatccaatctgcactaacaaagacaaatcattatttcttttagattttccagaacaacatttttaaaagaaattcaaaagactttgaaataagatttaaatttgattctacagattttctagatttgccagaataatttttttgaattttaatgataagtttgaagaaatatttcacaaatcttttttgtcgaaaaaacagaagctaaaatgaagaattaaattaaaatgtatttattattctttacagtagaaaaaataaatgtacttaaacattgatttcaattgtcaggaaagaagaggaaggaatttaaaaggtaaaaaggtatatgtgtttaaaaatcctaaaatcatttttaaggttgtagtttttctcaaaaattgtctttctgaaagttataagaagcaaagtaaaaaaaataatgaatttgtttaaacaagtgaagaccaagtctttaaaatatttccttggattttcaaattctatttgagttttgtctctcttagaattaaaaatgtcgggcaaagcgagaccagcttgctagtaaataaatacaatttaaaaaatagaggcagctcactggtaagtgctgctatttgagctatttttagaacaggccagcgggcgactcatctggtccttacgggcgacctggtgcccgcgggcaccacgttggtgacccctgctctatcctTTGTCTGCATAGTTGAACTGTTTGtgcatagctttccctatgcTTCCGGTGCACTTCCCAGCTGCACTATAGCTTTTGCTTTTTCATAGGACACAAGTGTGATAGCAGTGGACGAAGAACAAAGCGAGGAGAACAGTGCACAGATCGCCCGCCATGGACTTGGTCAGACCATGAGAGAAACAGAAGACCTCCAGCACATTTCAAATAATTTGTTATGCAGGGTGTTCCGGAAGTCTTGGGCACATTTCTAGTCCTTGTTTCTGTTTAACTATGAATGGTAGTTAGTTGAAACTAGTACCATTTTATAACTAAATTCATTAAGTTTTTTGTAATGCTAATTTTTCAGATCCGGTAATGACGTTCACTCCACCAGAAAAGGCGTTTGCGTCCTTGAATTTGTAAAACACAATGCAGGAACACGTTTGGCAAGAATTGGACTATTGGCTTGATGCATGATGTGTGACCAACGGTGCTCACATTGAACATCTTGCAAGCTTTCAGATTGTATGAAATGCGTTTTtatatccttaaaggcctactgaaatgatttttttttatttaaacggggatagcagatctattctatgtgtcatacttgatcatttcgcgatattgccatatttttgctgaaaggatttagtagagaacatcgacaataaagttcgcaacttttggtcgctgataaaaaaaagccttgcctgtaccggaagtagcgtgacgtcacaggttgaagggctcctcatatttccccattgtttacaccagcagcgagagcgattcggactgagaaagcgaccattaccccattaatttgagcgaggatgaaagattcgtggatgaggaacgtgagagtgaaggactagagtacagtgcaggacgtatcttttttcgctctgaccgtaacttaggtacaagctggctcattggattccacactttctcctttttctattgtggatcacagatttgtattttaaaccacctcggatactatatcctcttgaaaatgagagtcgagaaagcgaaatggacattcacagtgacttttatctccacgacaatacatcggtgaagcactttagctacggagctaacgtgatagcatcgtgcttaaatgcagatagaaacaaaagaaattagcccttgactggaaggatagacagaagatcaacaatactactatcaggagacaccgaaccaaacactggacctgtaactacacggttaatgctgtgccgcctgtcgaagcctagcaatgctgttgctaacgacgccattgaagctaacttagctacgggacctcgtcagagctatgataaaaacattagcactccacctacgccagccctcatctgctcatcaacacccgtgctcacctgcgttccagcgatcgacggagcgacgaaggacttcacccgatcatcgatgcggtcggcggctagcgtcggatagcgcgtctgctatccaactcaaagtcctcctggttgtgttgctgcagccagccgctaatacaccgatcccacctacagctttcttctttgcagtctccattgttcattcaacaaattgcagaagattcaccaacacagatgtccagaatactgtggaattttgcgatgaaaacagagctgtttgtattggatacaatggtgtcccaatacttccgcttcaaccattgacgtcacacgcatacgtcatcatacatagacgttttcaagcagaagtttcccgggaaatttaaaattgcactttataagttaacccggccgtattggcatgtgttgcaatgttaagatttcatcattgatatataaactatcagacagcgtggtcggtagtagtggctttcagtaggcctttaaaggacaaTTGTCCGAGAGGATATCAGAATAGTgattctcctggaagctgcaggttccagtctgaggctcgctgaaacaaataaagcattttgttcgacgattcctcgttggcgtcttcttggctcatcatgCATCACACAGTCACTCTGTCCTGGGAGAGTGACACGACCAACCGATGAACAACAATACAACTGATAGTGAGGATGATGGAGAGAAGTTAAAGGTCATGGGTCGTTTTCAGGGAGAGTTAGGGGAGAACAAGGTAGACTAGAGGAGGTTAAATTAGGGAAACTTCTGGTTGATAGAAATGTGTTGATTGGTTGTGATTTGGTGCAGCAAGTGGAAAAGGCTGAagtgttgacaaatgtggaaaaagttaaggTGGGCGAAGTGGTGAAGGTTGGTGAGAAAAGGCAAAACGTATGCAGACGCATAGTAACCAGAATCCCTGTAAAGTTCAAAATGGAGGAATTTGTGGAACAGATTAGAAAGAAGAATAAAACGCTCGTAGAATGATGAGAGGATCGGAGTGTTACGGGTTCGCTCAAAAGAACAATATAACCACGCAACCAATGATGGCTCAGTCGCAGATTTGTTGGGGATGTTTATTGGACCAACTCTATAAGTGCACagtgtgcaaaaaatatatacagtgcaAACATTTGTCAAAATGAAAAGTACATACAAGAAAAGTAAAGTATTTACAAAAtgcagcaataaaaaaaataatctgccGCTCAACAATCACCAATAACAAGTACTATTctccagtcatcaacaattgcatcatctgagaaatggacagtgAAACggtgtaggtctcacttggtaggatatgtacggcGAGcaatgagctcagaaagcataagaacaagtatatacatttcattatttacaatccggggaggtgggatgtggtgggggcagggggttaggctagggttgtagctgttgtttttagtttaaatttgtatccaatcagaattcagcttgcttatgttgccatgctgtacgaaatctgcccgagccttcagaatcaacaatgcgggcgtctatgcactgtaagtgaacgggcacatacagttgatcaataattgcgatagccaatcagatcacaagatgTTGTCAATAagaccttctagctggcctcacgttgaacacgACATTTACACATCCTGTGagtggatactcatcgggaccattAGCGGATcattttgagaacacatagagttgatagacagttgcgatagccaatcagatcacaagttcttgacagtagcccatctaaatagcctgatgttaacgagactgtgattggatactcacttgtcattccaaagtgagcatccaatcacaagtttcaatttagcaggaagtgttgcgccgtagccatacaGCAGGGAAGGACAAGAAAACagtgattaggtggcagatatgtatcattttcaagaaggatatttaaagagaaactacatcttgtgagacgatgtcggccaaccacgctagctcagctgttctggcgatggaATGGGGAAATGCCGCCATTTCCACTTGAATAAGCCGACTACGAGcggcttatacggcgtcaaaAAGGTGCAatttaattttaatgttttttgtcattttaattttgacagtaccacatatttGTTTTaactgctgatgcgggtttattgatttttaaatgcaccagaaaataacccgttttgtacactgttgaggcgaTTCAATGCAAAAGAGTGCAtacatgtgtttctgtatagtatttctccagcaatggtcatgtggtgacattaattatggtattttgagaggtaatcattgaagtcggacatcactgaaggcctaggtgggaaacgcacggcccgcttctgatgtgtgtgtatatatatatatatatatatatatataaatatatgtatgaaatatatatatatatatatatatatacagtatatatatatagggacaggcggtagaaaatggatggatggatggaaatatgtacgtaaatatatatatatatacacacatatatatgtatgtatatatatatatatatatatatatatatatatatatatatatatatatatatatatatatatatatatatatatatatatatgtatgtatatacagtatatatatacatatatatacactactgttcaaaagtttggggtcacccaaacaattttgtggaatagccttcatttctaagaacaacaatagactgtcgagtttaagatgaaagttccctttttctggccattttgatcgtttaattgaccccacaaatgtgatgctccagaaactcaatctgctcaaaggaaggtcagttttgtagcttctgtaacgagctaaactgttttcagatgtgtgaacatgattgcacaagggttttctaatcatcaattagccttctgagccaatgagcgaaCACATTGtagcattagaacactggagtgatagttgctggaaactggcctctatacacctatgtagatattgcaccaaaaaccagacatttgcagctagaatagtcatttaccacattagcaatgtatagagtgtatttctttaaagttaagactagtttaaagttatcttcattgaaaagtacagtgcttttccttcaaaaataaggacatttcaatgtgactccaaacttttgaacggtagtatatgtatgtatatacagtatatatatatatacatacacatatatatatgtatatatatgtacacatatatatatgtatatatatatgtacacatatatacatgtatatatatatgtacacatatatatatgtatatatatatgtacacatatatacatgtatatatatacacatatatatatatatatatatatatatatatatatatatatatatatatatatatatatatatatatatatatatatatacacacatatatatatatatatatacacacatatatatatatatatatatatatatatatatatatatatatatatatatatatatatatatatatttgtgtgtgtacatattaatataaaatatatataattaataaataatataactggatattaagagtatgtgaaagtttgacttctaccttgtttacttccgtcacaacctccttaaagttttgtaaccaatcagaaatatcaagcagcaaaaatgccccaaacatggataagtgtggaggtagtgttttgcattttacccataatgctttgtaatggatttaaatgggtgtaattctgaCAATGTTTATAGTGCATaaacgtttttttaaaataatattcacTCACTGTGGtatattgtgttatgtgtgaccatgtctgttggcattttgtgttttttccatccatccgttttctactgtgtgtccctttcggggtcgcgggggtgctggagcctatctcagctgcattcgggcggaaggcggggtacaccctggacaagtcgccacctcatcacagggccaacacagatagacagacaacattcacactctcattcacatactagggccaatttagtgttacttttttttttaatgcaccatgactatggaaggttgtttgctttgagtcatataactaaATGTTGCACTTCAGACCCATTAAAACCCTTTAAATTGTCATTGACCTGAATTGTTCCCGTGAAAGTATTTGAATAGTTTTTTGTGAACAGGTTCTTATCCCAATTTTGAATTTTAGTAAAATAAGTGAAAATAGTTCACCAGTTATCTTTAATGGATGGCTGTGAATCAAACTGGGTCCAGGCTGACGTGCCTCATGCTCCGGATCTGGATCAGAGTGTGGAATTTAAGAATCCTTACAGTAGACTATTACGTAATGACTCTGCAGGAAAAATGAAAAAATCATTCTCCTGTGTGTGTCCTTATATGTCTTTGCATATTACGCTTGTCAGAGAATCTTTTATCACACACTGAACAAGTGAAAGGTTTCTCtccggtgtgcgttctcatgtgtgacAGCATCGTTCCACTTTGAGAGAACTTCTTGCCACAGTTTgagcaactgaaaggtttttctccggtgtgcgtcCGCATGTGTGTTTGCATATTGCGTTTGTCGGAGAATCCTTTTtcacacactgaacaactaaaaagtttttctcccgtgtgtgtccGCATGTGTGTTTGCATATTACGTTTGTCAGAGAGTCTTTTATCACACAGCGAACAACTGAaaagtttttctcctgtgtgggtTTTCATGTGCGACAGCATCGTTCCCCTTTGAGAGAACTTTTTGCCACAGTTTgagcaactgaaaggtttttctcctgtgtgtgtccgCATGTGCTGCGTCAAGTAGGAGCTTCTCACAAAACCTTTTGCACAAACAGAACAACTATAAGgggtttctcctgtgtgtgttctcatgtgtgtatGCATATCAGTTTTGTTCGAGAATCTTTTGCCACACATTGAACAacagaaaggtttttctcctgtatgCGTTCTTACGTGTGTTTGCATATTTCGTTTGTTTGAGAATcttttaccgcaaactgaacaactgaaaggtttttctccggtgtgcgttctcatgtgtgtgtgcatattacTTTTGTTAGAGAATAGTTTATCGCACgctgaacaactgaaaggtttttctcctgtgtgttttcTCATATCTGAATGCATATTATCTTTGTCGGAGAATGTTCTACCAGGAACCGAACAatccaaagttgttttttttgtgtgtgt from Entelurus aequoreus isolate RoL-2023_Sb linkage group LG14, RoL_Eaeq_v1.1, whole genome shotgun sequence carries:
- the LOC133664637 gene encoding gastrula zinc finger protein XlCGF57.1-like translates to MCERTIAKYEEELCPTKEEKERQQLQDAIFKKHQVVLHRTDVQQAPHTKEEEEEPQPPHVKEEEEECQTTPKGECLLGQEEADLTEFPLTVVSVTTEEHEDKPPESSQLHHSPDVQKLIGCQEEPLPQSPEGSFTLKQEDPLPPDIKREEEELWITQEEECLLGQEEADLTKFPLTVVTVKIEEHEEKPPESSQLHHSPSEEKREVELPSSSSTQHTGDHCGGSQADNLLAPLSDSDDTTSLVNVNIESHMTKTHTKKTTLDCSVPGRTFSDKDNMHSDMRKHTGEKPFSCSACDKLFSNKSNMHTHMRTHTGEKPFSCSVCGKRFSNKRNMQTHVRTHTGEKPFCCSMCGKRFSNKTDMHTHMRTHTGETPYSCSVCAKGFVRSSYLTQHMRTHTGEKPFSCSNCGKKFSQRGTMLSHMKTHTGEKLFSCSLCDKRLSDKRNMQTHMRTHTGEKLFSCSVCEKGFSDKRNMQTHMRTHTGEKPFSCSNCGKKFSQSGTMLSHMRTHTGEKPFTCSVCDKRFSDKRNMQRHIRTHTGE